In Merismopedia glauca CCAP 1448/3, the following proteins share a genomic window:
- a CDS encoding helix-turn-helix domain-containing protein — protein sequence MTNTKALNPGVLSDREVQIIELVTGGLTNEKIAEQLAISKRTVDNHISNILKKTHTDNRVELVRWALQWGKVCIDDVNCCSLPVADHEVVSH from the coding sequence ATGACTAATACTAAAGCTCTCAATCCTGGAGTACTCTCAGATAGAGAAGTACAAATTATCGAACTAGTTACTGGCGGTCTGACTAATGAAAAAATAGCTGAACAACTAGCAATTAGTAAGCGTACAGTTGATAATCACATCAGTAACATTCTCAAAAAAACTCATACAGATAATCGAGTCGAACTAGTGCGTTGGGCATTACAGTGGGGTAAAGTCTGTATTGATGATGTCAACTGTTGTTCCCTGCCAGTAGCCGATCATGAAGTGGTTTCGCACTAA
- a CDS encoding antibiotic biosynthesis monooxygenase — protein sequence MTEFLDFLKNKFAYVAIGEFKPGKFAEAEQMFTKAVATYQEGFQGAYLLQEPGTDKGIAVIFWESIDNMETNQTEVTKEILHQMAPLFTQAPKTGLYEVVSEIPAKSESPSLDS from the coding sequence ATGACAGAATTTCTGGATTTCCTCAAAAATAAATTTGCCTATGTAGCGATCGGAGAATTTAAACCCGGAAAATTCGCCGAAGCCGAGCAAATGTTTACTAAAGCCGTGGCTACTTATCAAGAAGGCTTTCAAGGAGCTTACTTATTGCAAGAACCAGGAACTGATAAGGGTATAGCTGTCATTTTCTGGGAGAGCATAGATAATATGGAAACCAATCAAACTGAAGTTACTAAAGAGATTTTGCACCAAATGGCACCTTTATTTACTCAAGCTCCCAAAACCGGATTGTATGAAGTAGTTAGTGAAATACCAGCTAAAAGTGAATCTCCATCTCTAGATAGTTAA
- a CDS encoding TolB family protein has translation MKWFRTKAQNFTGILVSVLCFLPGLVSCQEQGFLTPPAQLFGGSLNSLSAEQAPRFSYDGRYIVFASDRQGQRRILLYDVQQRGLINLPGLNQPKIMYDQPDISADGRYIAYISEERGKPDVFVYDRQTFQSEVITENLNFEVSHPTISGNGRFVSFAANRSGQWDIEIYDRGTDTELSLPQK, from the coding sequence ATGAAGTGGTTTCGCACTAAGGCTCAAAACTTCACTGGTATACTTGTATCTGTATTATGTTTTCTGCCTGGGTTAGTTAGTTGTCAAGAGCAAGGGTTTTTGACCCCGCCTGCACAACTTTTTGGTGGTAGCCTTAATAGTTTATCTGCCGAGCAAGCACCGAGATTTTCCTACGATGGTCGCTACATAGTGTTTGCTTCCGATCGCCAAGGTCAACGCCGTATACTTCTCTATGATGTCCAGCAAAGGGGCTTAATTAATCTCCCAGGCTTGAACCAACCTAAAATTATGTACGACCAACCTGATATTAGTGCAGATGGTCGCTACATTGCTTATATTTCTGAAGAGCGGGGTAAACCAGACGTATTCGTTTACGATCGCCAAACCTTCCAATCTGAAGTCATTACCGAAAATCTCAACTTTGAAGTCAGTCATCCTACTATTAGTGGTAACGGTAGGTTTGTCAGTTTTGCAGCTAATCGTTCTGGACAGTGGGATATTGAAATTTACGATCGCGGAACTGATACTGAATTATCTTTACCACAGAAATAA